In one window of Euwallacea similis isolate ESF13 chromosome 4, ESF131.1, whole genome shotgun sequence DNA:
- the DNApol-epsilon255 gene encoding DNA polymerase epsilon catalytic subunit 1 produces MVLPNSGKFRQERPEKSEQRQVADSGPGLREESSEYRLRQTIENDAIDSKYGFEKIQGNSERTGFLLNMHSSEILDENKRLCAAVDFYFMEEDGTRFKVSYPFMPYFYVLTKRELIQEVTQYLSKKYTGIFEKIETVTKEDLDLPNHLVGLKQKYIKLSFYNQTDLVKVRKELLREARKNKTRLKESSYYTEMLATHLTDNTSETVAGKITTDQMENILDIREYDVPYHVRVSIDVKIFCGSWYSIKMRGPSDVPQITLRSDIIERPEPIVLAFDIETTKLPLKFPDAATDQIMMISYMIDGQGYLITNREILSADIEDFEYTPKPEFEGKFTIFNEPNEMHLIQRFFDHIMDIRPHIFVTYNGDFFDWPFVEARAAVYDLDMKQQIGFSRNREGVFTCRPAMHMDCLCWVKRDSYLPVGSQNLKAVAKAKLRYDPVELDPEEMCPLAASNPQILSNYSVSDAVATYYLYMQYVHPFIFALCTIIPCEPDEVLRKGSGTLCEALLMVEAFHANIIFPNKQETILNKLTHDGHVLHQETYVGGHVEALESGVFRADIPCRFRIVPEAVDALIMQISKTLEHAIVVEEGVPMKAVTNLEELTNDIKTKLTALKEQPLRLERPLIYHLDVGAMYPNIILTNRLQPCAMVDETICASCDYNCPNATCQRSMAWMMREEFLPAKRGEYERIQQQLEMEKFPPAQPGGPQRAFHQLNPLEQADVEKKRLEIYCRKVYKKLKVTRMGENTTTICQKENSFYVDTVRAFRDRRYEYKGLSKKARQAVGEAIKGGDASDIKSAKNREVLYDSLQLAHKCILNSFYGYVMRKGARWYSMEMAGIVCFTGANIIMKAREIIEQVGRPLELDTDGIWCILPASFPENFTVFTSHEKKKKFVISYPNTILNAMVKEQFTNHQYHELVNTETLEYKIRSENSIFFEVDGPYKAMVLPASKEEGKKLKKRYAVFNFDGSLAELKGFEVKRRGELQLIKNFQSSVFEAFLKGDTLESCYAAVAQVADYWLDVLFSHGKNMPDSELFDLISENRSMSKKLEEYGAQKSTSISTARRLAEFLGDQMVKDAGLSCRYVISKKPAGAPVTERAIPLAIFQAEETIQKHYLRKWLKDTSLNEVDIRDVLDWSYYIERLGGAIQKIITIPAAMQGVPNPVPRVRHPDWLHKKILEKNDTYKQRRITDMFLKEAPKSADKERNEGNAVADMEDFGHSKDQSPTFKKPVGYVAKRKRGKDKESQFTEEELDKTWREILGNPPQWGDTKESRQTWVIFQKRKWLFQALQKNIGNRNKKKKTKGSLAVLRSSTPGTLGTFLQKTQRALLTTPWQVLQISHTNTPGVFKLWALVDCELHSVKLHVPRVYYANLKTEKAVEECCLFRKVSRTLPRTRHVYHLYRYSIPEEMFQDNREELLQSAMSDPAVEGVYETKTSLLFRALMSTSCVVKVSRGVTSLDTFTLEELDTVSLHRQPYLVKDSLKHLFFYHHRHPSKPQHMFGLFLTPLKKGLVIVVDTVRTNLMPNMGNLYVAERNGKKEKLSEALLPPEMVQFEVRVETDLKQVYKLLNKALQAYKEERKGPTLLAIQSTMDVQRLQNCVGTFGDFPQTQIFVKDEDDLYNVMDWQKLGAKALIRHYLNSESALDIMIEHSRYFHIPVGNLPEDTAIFGADLFFARHLIRANHVLWCSPYDKPDLGGSEETDTRLLADSQEGSSEVCNTPGWYSSVCVELDIDSLAINTLLQSHHVTDIEGTSSATSFDANQASSIDEMLSGNANAVYNEAARCVEAFKVLRAMATTWMRDISLHDNVYADFQVVHFYRWLRSSKALLYEPALLKTLQTLMKKLFLQLVAEFKRLGCVIVYANFNKIVICTKKNYVADGLASVEFVVNSIRNKELFHSVEISYKRCWEYLVWLDPANYAGVVGKPPEQEDTEEEEVTEEEEPILDCHWNLIEQLPEKADCRRSFEAVVAGYIYAIYTKLRQNKTVKMSAVLSQPSFGLAVHDDVVEYAKELLCGEISQNLFKMTERVHSIVKAAPDGTSAALGFVKSICHILGLDPAVSEVVDNLKSNLLRLIGIGEFSAKAVWSDTTVSYMVPQIICGKCNHCRDIDLGRDPYRREHSWHCPNCEAAYKSAEIENLLLDTVSKKFLAYNLQDLQCKKCAQIKMENLIKRCQCASDFRCLLSKKDLVKLLETFLELGKRFSMPALAETVERILTLV; encoded by the exons CAATCACTTAGTAggattaaaacaaaaatacattaaactctCATTTTATAACCAAACTGACTTAGTAAAAGTCAGAAAGGAGCTTTTGAGGGAGGCCAGGAAAAATAAGACTCGACTGAAGGAGAGCTCTTATTATACTGAAATGTTGGCCACTCACTTAACAGACAATACAAGTGAGACTGTGGCTGGCAAGATTACTACTGATCAAATGGAAAACATCTTAGATATTAG AGAGTATGATGTGCCCTACCATGTGAGGGTCTCCATAGACGTGAAAATATTCTGTGGGTCTTGGTACTCAATAAAAATGAGAGGCCCTAGTGATGTTCCACAAATAACCTTGAGAAGTGACATAATAGAACGCCCTGAACCTATAGTTTTGGCCTTTGATATAGAAACTACAAAGCTGCCTTTAAAATTCCCAGATGCAGCTACTGATCAAATCATGATGATTTCTTATATGATTGATGGACAAG gttatttaattacaaatcGAGAGATTCTCTCTGCAGATATTGAAGACTTTGAGTATACCCCAAAACCCGAGTTTGAGGGCaagtttacaatttttaatgaaccAAACGAAATGCATCTAATACAGCGCTTTTTTGATCACATAATGGACATTAGACCGCACATTTTCGTCACTTACAACGGGGATTTTTTCGACTGGCCCTTTGTAGAAGCACGTGCCGCAGTTTACGATTTAG atatGAAGCAGCAAATTGGGTTTTCTCGTAATCGTGAAGGAGTGTTTACCTGCCGTCCTGCAATGCACATGGACTGCTTGTGCTGGGTAAAACGTGACTCTTATCTACCGGTGGGGTCTCAGAACTTGAAGGCTGTAGCTAAAGCAAAGCTGCGCTATGATCCAGTAGAGCTGGACCCTGAGGAAATGTGTCCTTTAGCTGCGTCAAACCCTCAAATTTTATCCAACTACTCAGTCTCAGACGCAGTCGCCACATACTATTTGTATATGCAATACGTTCACCCCTTCATCTTTGCTTTATGCACTATAATTCCTTGCGAACCTGACGAGGTGCTGCGCAAGGGCTCAGGCACATTATGTGAGGCCCTGCTCATGGTAGAAGCTTTCCATGCAAACATTATCTTCCCCAATAAACAGGAAACGATTCTCAATAAGTTAACTCATGATGGGCATGTGTTGCATCAAGAGACTTATGTGGGGGGACATGTGGAGGCTCTAGAGAGTGGAGTGTTTCGAGCCGATATTCCCTGCAGATTCAG GATTGTCCCTGAGGCTGTGGATGCTTTAATCATGCAGATTTCCAAGACTTTGGAACATGCTATAGTTGTTGAGGAGGGAGTGCCAATGAAGGCTGTTACAAACCTAGAGGAGTTGACCAATGATATAAAAACCAAGCTCACAGCTTTAAAG GAACAACCCTTAAGACTAGAACGCCCCCTAATCTATCACTTGGACGTGGGGGCGATGTACCCCAACATCATCCTCACTAATCGTCTGCAGCCTTGCGCGATGGTTGACGAGACCATCTGCGCATCCTGCGATTACAACTGCCCCAATGCGACTTGTCAGCGCAGCATGGCCTGGATGATGCGAGAAGAGTTCT TGCCGGCGAAACGTGGCGAATACGAGAGAATTCAGCAGCAGCTGGAGATGGAGAAATTTCCCCCTGCCCAGCCGGGAGGCCCGCAGAGGGCTTTTCATCAATTGAACCCACTAGAACAGGCCGATGTCGAAAAAAAGAGATTGGAG atttattgTCGCAAGGTCTATAAGAAGTTAAAAGTGACTCGGATGGGAGAAAACACCACTACAATATGCCAGAAAGAGAACTCTTTTTATGTGGACACTGTACGGGCCTTTCGAGACCGAAG ATATGAGTATAAAGGTCTTTCTAAAAAGGCCAGACAGGCCGTTGGGGAGGCGATCAAAGGCGGAGACGCCTCGGATATCAAATCGGCTAAAAACCGGGAGGTTTTATATGACTCCTTACAGCTTGCGCATAAGTGCATTCTTAACTCGTTTTACGGGTACGTCATGCGCAAGGGGGCACGATGGTATAGCATGGAAATGGCCGGAATTGTCTGTTTCACTGGAGCTAACATCATTATGAAGGCTCGAGAGATTATAGAACAA gTTGGAAGACCTCTAGAATTGGATACCGATGGAATTTGGTGCATCTTGCCTGCATCCTTCCCTGAAAACTTTACAGTTTTCACTTCCCatgagaagaaaaagaaattcgtCATCTCATATCCAAATACCATATTAAACGCTATG GTCAAAGAGCAATTCACCAATCACCAATACCACGAGCTAGTTAACACCGAAACTCTGGAGTATAAAATTCGAAGCGAAAACTCAATATTCTTTGAGGTAGACGGGCCTTACAAGGCCATGGTATTGCCAGCCAGCAAGGAAGAAggcaaaaagctgaaaaaaaGATATGCGGTGTTCAATTTTGACGGTTCCCTCGCCGAGCTCAAAGG ttttgaagTGAAGCGTCGAGGGGAGCTACAACTAATCAAAAACTTTCAATCTTCGGTATTCGAAGCCTTCCTCAAGGGAGATACTTTAGAGTCCTGCTACGCAGCCGTGGCCCAAGTGGCCGATTATTGGCTGGACGTGTTATTTTCGCATGGCAAAAACATGCCGGATTCTGAAttgtttgatttaatttcGGAGAATCGCTCAATGTCCAAAAAATTGGAGGAATATGGGGCTCAGAAAAGTACATCCATTAGTACAGCACGTCGGTTGGCCGAGTTTCTCGGCGACCAAATGGTCAAAGATGCCGGATTGTCCTGCCGTTATGTCATATCAAAGAAACCCGCCGGGGCTCCCGTCACAGAAAG GGCAATTCCTTTGGCAATCTTCCAAGCCGAAGAAACCATTCAAAAGCACTACTTAAGAAAGTGGCTCAAAGATACTTCATTAAACGAGGTTGACATCAGGGATGTTTTGGACTGGAGCTACTATATTGAGCGATTGGGTGGAGCTATTCAGAAGATTATCACCATACCAGCGGCCATGCAGGGG GTTCCAAATCCAGTGCCGCGAGTCAGACATCCCGATTGGCTGCATAAGaagattttggaaaaaaacgaCACGTACAAACAGAGGAGGATTACGGatatgtttttgaaagagGCGCCAAAGTCGGCGGATAAAGAGAGAAATGAAGGAAATGCTGTAG CTGACATGGAAGATTTCGGCCACTCAAAGGACCAATCACCGACATTCAAAAAACCCGTCGGCTATGTTGCTAAAAGAAAACGTGGCAAGGACAAAGAGAGTCAATTCACCGAAGAAGAACTGGACAAAACTTGGAGGGAAATCCTGGGAAATCCGCCTCAGTGGGGCGACACCAAG GAGTCTCGGCAGACCTGGGTAATCTTCCAAAAGCGCAAATGGCTGTTCCAGGCTTTACAAAAGAATATCGGCAATCGCAACAAGAAGAAGAAAACCAAAGGAAGTTTGGCTGTTTTAAGATCTTCAACACCCGGGACTTTGGGCACTTTCCTGCAAAAAACTCAAAGGGCACTGTTGACAACGCCCTGGCAAGTGTTGCAAATTTCCCATACCAACACCCCAGGGGTGTTCAAATTATGGGCTCTAGTCGATTGCGAATTACACTCGGTAAAATTACACGTTCCTCGAGTTTACTACGCTAATTTGAAAACGGAAAAGGCAGTGGAAGAGTGCTGTTTGTTCCGGAAAGTCAGTAGGACCTTACCGAGGACTAGGCATGTGTATCACTTATACCGGTACTCGATACCTGAAGAAATGTTCCAAGATAATCGAGA AGAATTGTTGCAGTCTGCCATGTCAGACCCGGCAGTAGAGGGCGTTTATGAGACCAAAACTTCCCTCCTTTTCAGAGCGTTAATGTCCACTAGTTGTGTAGTTAAAGTCTCCAGAGGAGTAACCAGTCTGGATACGTTCACTCTCGAGGAGTTGGACACGGTTTCATTGCACAGGCAGCCATATTTAGTCAAAGATTCTTTAAagcacttatttttttatcaccaCAG GCACCCATCAAAGCCTCAGCACATGTTTGGTCTATTCCTGACTCCCTTGAAAAAGGGACTGGTGATTGTGGTCGATACTGTAAGGACGAATTTAATGCCGAATATGGGGAATTTGTACGTAGCGGAACGCAACGGAAA AAAAGAGAAGCTCAGTGAAGCTCTATTGCCCCCCGAAATGGTTCAGTTTGAGGTGCGCGTGGAGACTGATTTGAAACAAGTTTATAAGCTCCTCAACAAAGCTCTGCAGGCATATAAAGAGGAGAGAAAAGGGCCTACACTTTTAGCAATTCAAAGCACCATGGACGTTCAGAGATTACAGAATTGCGTGGGCACTTTCGGGGATTTCCCACAAACGCAAATATTTGTTAAG GACGAGGATGATTTGTACAACGTAATGGACTGGCAAAAACTGGGAGCTAAAGCCCTGATTCGCCACTACCTCAACAGCGAATCTGCCCTAGACATCATGATTGAGCACAGCCGCTACTTCCACATCCCCGTGGGCAACCTGCCGGAGGATACCGCCATTTTCGGGGCGGACCTCTTTTTTGCCCGACACTTGATCCGAGCTAATCACGTTCTCTGGTGCTCGCCCTATGATAAGCCCGATTTGGGCGGCAGCGAGGAAACCGACACTAG GCTTTTAGCAGATAGTCAAGAAGGGTCCAGCGAAGTATGTAACACCCCCGGATGGTATTCGTCGGTGTGCGTGGAACTGGACATTGACAGTTTAGCCATCAATACGTTACTGCAGTCGCATCACGTAACGGATATTGAGGGCACCAGCAGCGCTACCAGTTTTGACGCGAACCAGGCCTCCTCAATCGACGAAATGCTTTCCGGGAACGCCAATGCAGTATACAATGAGGCGGCGCGGTGCGTCGAAGCATTCAAAGTGCTGAGAGCGATGGCAACTACATGGATGCGCGATATTTCCCTACACGATAATGTCTATGCCGACTTTCAAGTCGTACACTTTTATAG ATGGCTGAGATCCTCCAAGGCTCTTCTCTACGAACCGGCATTACTTAAAACCCTGCAAACCCTAATGAAGAAGCTTTTTTTGCAATTAGTAGCGGAATTTAAACGTCTGGGCTGCGTCATTGTCTATgccaattttaacaaaatcgtCATTTGCACCAAGAAAAATTACGTCGCAGACGGATTGGCCAGTGTCGAGTTTGTCGTCAACTCCATCAGAAACAAAGAACTATTCCACTCCGTTGAAATTAGTTACAA GCGCTGTTGGGAATATCTAGTGTGGCTGGACCCGGCAAATTACGCGGGAGTAGTGGGGAAACCTCCTGAACAAGAGGACACTGAAGAAGAGGAAGTTACAGAGGAGGAGGAACCTATACTGGACTGTCATTGGAATTTAATAGAGCAGCTGCCCGAAAAAGCGGACTGCAGACGCAGCTTCGAGGCAGTGGTGGCCGGCTACATTTACGCTATCTATACCAAACTGAGGCAAAACAAAACGGTGAAAATGTCCGCAGTACTCAGTCAGCCCTCCTTCGGGTTGGCCGTACATGATGACGTAGTGGAATATGCCAAGGAACTGCTTTGTGGAGAGATCAGTCAAAACTTATTCAA GATGACAGAACGAGTGCACAGTATAGTAAAAGCAGCTCCAGATGGCACTAGTGCTGCTCTCGGTTTTGTTAAATCTATCTGCCATATATTGGGTTTAGATCCGGCAGTATCGGAGGTCGTCGACAATTTAAAGAGCAACTTACTGAGACTGATTGGAATTGGGGAATTCTCAGCAAAAGCTGTATGGTCAGACACAACAGTGTCTTACATGGTACCCCAGATTATTTGCGGCAAATGCAACCACTGCAGGGATATCG ATTTGGGCAGAGATCCCTACAGGAGAGAACACTCCTGGCATTGCCCCAATTGCGAAGCTGCTTATAAAAGCGCAGAAATCGAGAACCTGCTTTTGGACACAGTTTCTAAGAAATTTTTGGCGTACAATTTGCAGGATTTACAATGCAAGAAATGCGCACAG ATTAAAATGGAGAATTTGATCAAACGCTGTCAGTGTGCCTCAGATTTTCGATGTCTTCTCTCCAAGAAGGATTTGGTCAAACTTTTAGAGACGTTTTTGGAGCTAGGGAAAAGATTTTCTATGCCAGCTTTAGCTGAGACAGTAGAACGCATTTTAACTTTAGTTTAA
- the ATPsynCF6 gene encoding ATP synthase-coupling factor 6, mitochondrial: MLSHQILSNVKTSVKSAIHSRNIGILAPCLQKASDPIQQLFLDKIREYKQKSNSGKSLVEPTPELERELKQELEKVSKQYGGGTGVDMTKFPDFKFQDPVLDPINLESK, from the exons atGCTCTCCCATCAGATATTAAGCAATGTGAAAACTTCTGTCAAGAGTGCCATTCACAGCCGCAACATTGGAATTTTGGCCCCTTGTTTGCAAAAGGCCAGCGACCCTATCCAACAGCTTTTCCTCGACAAAATTAGGGAATACAAGCAGAAGAGCAACAG TGGTAAATCGTTGGTTGAACCGACCCCTGAATTAGAAAGAGAGTTGAAACAAGAACTGGAAAAGGTGTCCAAGCAATATGGAGGTGGTACAGGAGTCGATATGACCAAATTCCCTGACTTCAAGTTCCAAGATCCCGTCTTGGACCCTATCAACTTGGAATCCAAGTGA
- the Rbsn-5 gene encoding rabenosyn-5, giving the protein MAESADIQEGFLCPICLKDLRSPSNLIAHFQDLHSEEQEFLKSFKGIYGKMKKKILKLDEQELEGFKELTQEKYFLEQSEPQEPGPSRSQTDYFKVVRRERLDHRTTETNKLIIRLDRLLRTFGADRKQQEQELVVWLDGSTVTRCPSCAASFNIARRQHHCRLCGSIMCNSCSRFLSYETAQSIVAPINSVSDKEYSGKETDTLRICSHCLDMLESRRKVQIDQMVKSTTWQLYSLLQSNKNQIQSSVDMYIKMYNSLTSGEITFLLQDCQALRSTIAEKAQMMDTLSKKIASEPVDPETPKAAVLQNNIRKAVSNYIKDCLLTLPTLPSVEELEVIRHKLAMSFKEDSFVDIPRPHRIQTVAVTTGWSPAPANEVQADTEENPLIEQMRIVRNYIDQARRAQRFDEVASLEENLRMLKETYRQQQRAS; this is encoded by the exons ATGGCTGAATCTGCAGACATTCAAGAAGGCTTCCTCTGCCCAATATGCCTCAAAGATCTGCGATCTCCCAGCAATCTAATCGCCCATTTTCAAGACCTACACTCGGAAGAACAAGAATTCCTAAAGTCTTTTAAAG GCATTTAcggcaaaatgaaaaaaaaaatcctcaagtTGGACGAGCAGGAATTGGAGGGCTTCAAAGAGCTTACACAGGAAAAGTATTTTCTTGAGCAAAGTGAGCCTCAAGAGCCCGGACCTTCTAGGAGTCAGAcagattattttaaagttgttaGAAGGGAGAGGCTTGATCATAGGACTACTGAGACCAATAAGTTGATTATTAGGCTTGATCGGTTACTGAGGACATTTGGGGCTGACAGAAAACAGCAGGAACAG GAATTAGTAGTATGGCTTGATGGTTCCACAGTAACCAGATGCCCTTCTTGCGCCGCAAGTTTCAATATTGCTCGTAGACAGCACCACTGCCGGCTCTGCGGTAGCATAATGTGTAACAGCTGTTCTCGTTTTTTATCATATGAAACCGCCC AAAGCATAGTTGCCCCCATTAATAGTGTGAGTGACAAAGAGTATTCAGGCAAAGAAACTGATACTCTAAGGATTTGCAGTCACTGCCTAGATATGTTGGAGAGCCGTAGGAAAGTTCAAATCGATCAAATGGTCAAATCTACCACTTGGCAGCTTTATTCTCTGCTCCAAAGCAACAAGAATCAAATTCAATCTTCTGTGGACATGtatattaaa ATGTACAACTCATTGACCTCAGGAGAGATTACGTTTTTGCTGCAAGACTGCCAAGCGTTGAGGTCGACGATTGCAGAAAAAGCTCAAATGATGGACACTTTGAGTAAGAAAATTGCATCCGAACCTGTAGATCCTGAGACGCCTAAAGCAGCCGTGTTACAGAATAATATTAGAAAGGCAGTTTCCAATTACATTAAG gATTGTCTGTTGACCCTACCAACGCTCCCGTCGGTAGAAGAATTGGAGGTGATCAGGCATAAGCTTGCTATGAGCTTTAAGGAAGACAGTTTTGTAGACATTCCAAGGCCGCATAGAATTCAAACAGTTGCGGTAACTACAGGGTGGTCCCCTGCCCCTGCTAATGAAGTGCAAGCAG ATACTGAAGAAAATCCTCTAATTGAACAAATGAGGATTGTAAGGAATTACATAGATCAAGCGAGGCGCGCGCAAAGATTCGATGAAGTAGCCTCGTTGGAGGAGAATTTAAGAATGCTGAAGGAGACCTACAGGCAACAGCAAAGAGCGAGTTAG
- the LOC136408656 gene encoding UDP-xylose and UDP-N-acetylglucosamine transporter-like yields MNSKASLAICTVIIGCMLNNIFLEYIIKLDPGAGHLITFLQFCFISLHGVIFTSKFGRAERKIPLKEYLTLVTFFFVTSVVNNWAFAFNIPVPLHFIFRAGSLIANLIMGVLILKKKYTWDKYLSVFMITAGIVICTLYSSKDVGKSCSDCSDTNNVMQQQPEPVDPTQFFWWSIGILLLTGALLLSARMGIYQETLYKEHGKHPSEALYYTHLLSLPGFLIYGSSIWEHFNISLKSEPMQIPLTNIIIPILFVYLFFNVLTQYMCISSVYVLTTECTSLTVTLVITLRKFLSLVFSIVYFDNPFTLAHWFGTFLVFGGTLIFTEVPKRMMESQKQEKVKKS; encoded by the coding sequence ATGAATTCCAAAGCCTCCTTGGCAATATGTACTGTAATAATCGGATGTATGTTGAACAACATTTTCCTGGAGTACATCATCAAACTGGACCCTGGAGCAGGTCATCTGATCACCTTCCTGCAGTTCTGCTTCATCTCTCTGCACGGGGTTATATTCACTTCAAAATTTGGAAGGGCAGAGCGGAAGATCCCCCTCAAGGAATACCTGACTTTAGTGACTTTCTTTTTTGTGACTAGTGTAGTTAATAACTGGGCTTTTGCCTTTAATATTCCAGTGCCCTTACACTTTATTTTCCGGGCAGGATCTCTCATTGCCAACCTTATCATGGgggttttaattttgaagaaaaagtaTACTTGGGACAAATATCTTTCAGTTTTCATGATCACAGCTGGGATTGTGATCTGCACTTTGTACTCATCAAAGGATGTTGGGAAAAGCTGCTCTGACTGTTCAGATACAAATAATGTGATGCAGCAACAACCTGAGCCTGTAGATCCCACTCAGTTCTTTTGGTGGTCAATTGGGATTCTACTTTTAACTGGTGCTTTGTTACTGTCTGCAAGAATGGGAATTTACCAGGAAACACTTTACAAGGAGCATGGAAAGCACCCCTCAGAAGCTTTGTATTATACCCACTTACTTTCCCTCCCAGGATTCCTTATTTATGGCAGCAGCATTTGGGAACACTTTAACATCTCTCTAAAGAGTGAACCAATGCAAATTCCCCTCACAAACATTATAATTcccattttatttgtttatctGTTCTTTAATGTCCTCACTCAGTATATGTGCATCAGTTCAGTCTATGTGTTGACAACAGAGTGTACCTCACTTACTGTGACTCTAGTTATTACGCTCCGTAAATTTTTGTCTCTAGTTTTTAGCATAGTTTATTTTGACAATCCCTTTACGCTGGCCCACTGGTTTGGGACGTTTTTAGTGTTTGGAGGAACCCTAATTTTCACTGAGGTTCCTAAAAGAATGATGGAAAGTCAGAAGCAAGAGAAAGTTAAAAAGTCTTAA
- the RfC38 gene encoding replication factor C subunit 3 — translation MSMLWVDKYRPKDLSLLDYHLQQAQELKNLVAHSDFPHMLIYGPSGAGKKTRIMCILRELFGSGVDRLKNGTVTVTTPSNKKVEITTVSSNYHIEINPSDVGIYDRVVVMDLIKSIAQTQQIGTTSNQREFKVVLLTEVDNLTKDAQHALRRTMEKYSGNCRLILCCTSLSPVIPAIQSRCLPIRVPAPSVNEICSILKTTCKKEDVPISPEVAENIAKASNGNLRRALLICESCKVEKGNLKANVDIPEPDWKVFILGTAKLITSKQSIESLMKVREHLYELLANGIPAEIILKELLTALVLKCDKLIIPQVVRDAALYEYRMTQGSKHIVHLEGFVTKFMCVYQRHLRALMEGF, via the exons ATGAGTATGTTATGGGTGGACAAGTATCGCCCCAAAGACCTATCGCTCTTAGATTATCACCTCCAACAAGCGCAAGAGCTGAAGAACTTAGTGGCACACAGTGATTTTCCACATATGCTTATTTACGGTCCCAGTGGAGCCGGTAAAAAGACTCGAATTATGTGCATCTTGAGGGAGTTGTTTGGATCGGGAGTGGACCGACTCAAGAATGGGACTGTTACAGTTACGACTCCTTCGAACAAGAAGGTGGAGATCACAACTGTAAGCAGCAACTATCACATTGAAATCAACCCTTCTGATGTGGGGATCTATGATAGAGTGGTTGTTATGGATTTAATTAAGAGCATTGCTCAGACTCAACAAATTGGGACTACCAGTAACCAACGAGAGTTCAAGGTAGTATTGTTAACAGAAGTTGATAATCTCACTAAAGATGCTCAGCATGCATTGAGAAGAACtatggaaaaatattcaggAAACTGCAGACTCATATTGTGTTGCACATCATTATCTCCAGTAATTCCAGCCATTCAGTCTCGTTGTTTGCCTATTAGGGTGCCAGCCCCTAGTGTCAATGAAATTTGCAGCATTTTGAAG ACTACATGTAAAAAGGAGGATGTCCCTATAAGCCCAGAGGTAGCAGAGAACATTGCTAAAGCTTCCAATGGCAACTTACGCAGGGCTTTGTTAATATGTGAATCTTGCAAGGTTGAGAAGGGTAATTTGAAAGCCAATGTAGACATCCCTGAACCTGATTGGAAGGTTTTCATCCTTGGAACTGCCAAACTAATCACAAGTAAGCAGAGCATTGAAAGCTTGATGAAAGTGAGGGAGCATTTGTATGAACTTTTGGCCAATGGAATACCTGCAGAAATAATTCTCAAAGAACTGCTTACAGCCTTAGTTTTAAAGTGTGATAAGCTAATAATTCCACAA GTGGTAAGGGATGCAGCTCTATATGAATACCGAATGACTCAAGGAAGCAAACATATAGTTCATCTCGAAGGATTTGTTACCAAGTTTATGTGTGTGTATCAGAGGCATCTTAGGGCTCTCATGGAAGGTTTTTGA
- the GstT3 gene encoding glutathione S-transferase theta-1: MTILKYYYDLLSQPSRTVYMFLKLNKIPFQDCLVALRKNEQSSKEFKEQLNRFQKVPFIHHGDFKLAESTAIVSYLAREYRELVSDHWYPKNSKSQAKLEEYLAWHHINTRLPCTTYTLYKWMTPIMTGNPPNEKVLAQYEGNLVKGLDQIKELWLSQGPYFLGDQISVADIFAACEIEQLKVVNYDAFKGRPELKAWLERVRDLCNPVYDEAHAVINKIAAKSKAKL; this comes from the exons ATgaccattttaaaatattattatgattTGTTGTCTCAGCCCTCAAGAACTGTGTATATGTTcctgaaattaaataagataCCTTTTCAAGACTGTCTTGTTGCACTTCGTAAGAATGAGCAGTCTTCGAAAGAATTCAAGGAACAATTAAATAGATTCCAAAAGGTTCCTTTTATCCATCATGGAGATTTTAAACTGGCCGAAAGCACTGCTATTGTTAGTTATTTAGCTAGGGAGTACCGGGAGCTTGTATCAGACCATTG GTACCCCAAAAACAGTAAATCACAGGCAAAACTGGAGGAGTATCTGGCCTGGCATCACATTAACACCCGACTTCCTTGCACCACATACACCCTTTATAAATGGATGACTCCGATAATGACTGGAAACCCTCcaaatgaaaaagttttagCTCAATATGAAGGCAATTTG gtaaaagGCCTAGATCAGATTAAGGAGCTGTGGCTCTCACAAGGACCTTATTTTCTTGGGGATCAAATATCTGTAGCAGATATATTTGCAGCTTGTGAAATTGAACAACTTAAAGTGGTGAATTATGATGCTTTTAAAGGACGACCCGAGTTGAAAGCTTGGCTGGAACGTGTGAGAGATCTTTGTAATCCAGTTTATGATGAGGCTCATGCTGTAATCAATAAAATTGCGGCTAAAAGCAAGGCAAAACTGTAG